GTCGGGATGATTCGGGCAGGAGAGCAGGACATCGCCTGCTTTCGGCTCCTCGCCCGCAGGCGGCGCGGTGTAAGTGAACCGATCTCCCTGCGGGCAGCGGAAGATCATCTTGACCCACGCGGTGTCATGCCCGCTGAGCCAGTTGATGCCCCAGCCCCGACCGAGCGACCACTTCTCCAGGCTTGCCAGGTCGGATGGGAAGCGCCCCTGGTCGGCCGCGCATTGCGGCAAGAGAATCCCGGCATAGCTCATCCGCTCCCTGCAGCTTTCGGCGAGCAAGGCCTGGGCCGGACGATTCGCCATCTCCTGCGCCTTGTCGGCATAGCGCAGGATATCGCTGGTGCTGAAATCGGCGAGCGGGTGGCGCCAGGGAAGCCCCGCGAATATGTCGGCGGAGCGCTGGAATGCCGCGCGGGCGTCATCGGGCCGCCCCTCGAAGCTGCGCACCTTGCCCACCGCGAACTGGAAGATCGCCTCCTGGAGAGCTTCCAGGGCCGCAGCGGTTTGCGCCCGCCGATCCGGCGGAAGAACGCTGTCCTTGTCATTGCCGCCCAGGTCGGAGATGACGCCGGAGCCATCAGCCGCGACCAGCAGGACGCCGCTCTTGGTGACGGCGTAGATCGCGTCTCCTGCCGGCGTCCACGTCGCTGCCGATAGGTAGCCCTCGCCGCGGTACACCTCCTGGCGCGCCGGGCCGTCAGGCGATACCATGTGGAGCGCATAGGTCGTTCGCGGCTTCTCGTCAGCTTGCTCGCGCCCGATTGTCATGTATAGGATGCGCGCGCCGTCAGGCGACCAGCGGGGCTGCAAGGCGCCTTCTCCTTCGGGCGAGACGCGGCGCGGTTCGCCCCCCGGCCCCAGATCGAGGACAAAGATGCTGCCGCTGGTGGGCACGCCGCGGGACCAGCTACCGGATTTGCGGAAATCCCCGCAATACGCAATGCTCGTCCCGTCGGGCGAGAAGCTGGCCCCCGCGCCCTGAATCTTGAGGTCGGTGACCTCCGCGGTGTCCGCGTCCACGACGACCAGCGGGTAATTGTTGCCATACCCTTGACCTGTGGAAGCGGCCAGGCGGCGGCTGTCCGGCGCCCAGGCAACCGGGGTCTTGATCCAGCCGTCCAGCACCTTCTTCATCTCGCCCGTCTCCAGGTCATACACCCAAATCCCGCCCTCCGCCGTTTTTAAGTCCTCGGGGTCGCGTTGATAACTGCCGCAGAAGGCCAGCCGAGTAGCATCCGGCGAAACCTCCATGTAAAGCGGATTGTAACCAGCGGGCAGTTGGAAAGGCACATCCTGGCCGGTGGCCGCGTTCAGCAGCCAGCTTCCAGTCGTCACAATGGGATGCCCCGCGCTGGCGTGGGCGCGCCGGTGCTCGAAGTCCGGGGTCGTCCAGAGCGCGCTCCACGCGTCCACGAGCAGGCGCTGTTGCCCTGGCAGCCAGGGACCGGCATTCCCGCTGAAGCCAAGGTAGCTCTTCAGGCGACGCTTGTCTGCGCCGTCCCCTTTCATAACCCAGATTTCGCTGACCAAGCCGCCCCCGCGGGAGATGCCATAGGCGATGTCGCCGAAGTCCGACAGCACCGTCCCTTTGCTGTCGTACCACGCGGTTGCCGCGAAGGTGTTAACCGGGGCGCCCCCCTGTGGCGGCAGCGAGGCCACCAGCACCGAACGCCTCCCCGCCTGCACCAACGCCTCGCCGTGGGCATTGCTCAGCCGCACCTTGCCGCTGACCACCGTCACCGCGACCCGGTGGCCGTTCTGCGCGGCGGCGTCAACGACGGTCCCCAGGAGGTGGATCTTCCCCGCGGCGGTGTCTATGCGCTCAATCTCGCCCCCCCGGCTGCGGCAGTAAACCTCGCCCCGGCGCAGCTCCGCCGTCGTCCGCGACGCCACCACCAGCTCGGTATCGGCATTGAGCGTGTACTCGCTGCCGCGCCGGGTGTACAGGCTCACGCGGCCGCCCTTGCCGGTGCGCACGATCGCACCTACCGCCAGCCGGTTGCCCACCTCGAGCGCGCGGCCCGTCGCATCGCTCACCGGCGCTCGCGCGGAGATGACCGCAACCAGCGGCCCGCCCGCCTGCACTGCGCCGCCGGCCGGCGCGGGTCGCTCAGTCGGGCCTGCCGCTTC
The DNA window shown above is from Armatimonadota bacterium and carries:
- a CDS encoding discoidin domain-containing protein — protein: MTHSHEMDVARLLSMHYEEGKMDDAFRIALQERTRHMVGARGRTRMRRWALVAVGAAAVAVAVVMLARSPAPPTTERPSPAVAERAPTPAPPPVNAAAGSEQRQTAATSRSTGPEAAGPTERPAPAGGAVQAGGPLVAVISARAPVSDATGRALEVGNRLAVGAIVRTGKGGRVSLYTRRGSEYTLNADTELVVASRTTAELRRGEVYCRSRGGEIERIDTAAGKIHLLGTVVDAAAQNGHRVAVTVVSGKVRLSNAHGEALVQAGRRSVLVASLPPQGGAPVNTFAATAWYDSKGTVLSDFGDIAYGISRGGGLVSEIWVMKGDGADKRRLKSYLGFSGNAGPWLPGQQRLLVDAWSALWTTPDFEHRRAHASAGHPIVTTGSWLLNAATGQDVPFQLPAGYNPLYMEVSPDATRLAFCGSYQRDPEDLKTAEGGIWVYDLETGEMKKVLDGWIKTPVAWAPDSRRLAASTGQGYGNNYPLVVVDADTAEVTDLKIQGAGASFSPDGTSIAYCGDFRKSGSWSRGVPTSGSIFVLDLGPGGEPRRVSPEGEGALQPRWSPDGARILYMTIGREQADEKPRTTYALHMVSPDGPARQEVYRGEGYLSAATWTPAGDAIYAVTKSGVLLVAADGSGVISDLGGNDKDSVLPPDRRAQTAAALEALQEAIFQFAVGKVRSFEGRPDDARAAFQRSADIFAGLPWRHPLADFSTSDILRYADKAQEMANRPAQALLAESCRERMSYAGILLPQCAADQGRFPSDLASLEKWSLGRGWGINWLSGHDTAWVKMIFRCPQGDRFTYTAPPAGEEPKAGDVLLSCPNHPDCRFVWDDQQARMLAWHRQSAARRARERDPELKELADTAGTLLKKATRGLVPWPQVEQAYRAVLKRSPDDPEMRETLGRMYTRWGRYREALETLPQNSEVLGGWAGLNRAFCLDALGKRAEAVAIYAKLAEFRADSAIGAWARLGLNGPIWPRDLDLHADPAEVRLMPTAAWRASASDSADLAKPEYAIDGNLYSRWGVGEGGQEPGQWFRLDFDTPQSVCRIVLDHQGRGTFYTNDWPRGLRAEVTADGTTWEEVPVVQGDLLQPAMVRFAMPRSIRGIRFTLTAGHGPEWWSIYELYVFGPAR